From one Caldichromatium japonicum genomic stretch:
- the mutL gene encoding DNA mismatch repair endonuclease MutL, whose product MSRRIRVLPELLISQIAAGEVIERPASVVKELIENSLDAGCTHLDIAIEQGGIKRIRVRDDGCGIPHDQLALALTRHATSKVTDLADLEAVTTLGFRGEALPSIAAVSRLTLVSRVPDPAGEGMAWSLAVSGGELSEGPRPAAHPVGTSVEVCDLFYNTPARRKFLRTPRTEFEQIEQTIRRLLLAHPAVACELRHDGRLIQRLAVADHPESLRMRLEQLLGAAFAEQSLRVESVAGELALSGWVLPPALARSQPDQQFFYVNGRLVRDRLLAHAIRQAFADCLHHSRHPAYVLFLELSPDQVDVNVHPAKYEVRFRASRQVHDFIRQALVRRLAQGRLGVPIGSPLAPAPGTTTSSALPRPAHRPLAQPACSVGDAQPLYQVSLALQHPGLDPSAGNAPESAPDRSAPDRPTPAELPPLGFALGQLNGVYLLAEAADGLILVDIHAGHERILYEQLKSAWKSGRLASQPLLIPHRLRVTPHEAEYIEAQRPTLDRLGLIIDRLGRDSLVLRAVPALLEAVDAERLGRDLLADLSAEAASQRIEAMLDRVLATLACHGAVRARRRLTRDEMNALLRQMEQTERSDQCNHGRPTWIKLSYAELDRLFMRGR is encoded by the coding sequence ATGTCAAGGCGCATTCGCGTCTTGCCTGAACTTCTGATTAGCCAGATCGCCGCTGGCGAGGTCATCGAGCGTCCGGCCTCGGTCGTCAAGGAGCTGATCGAAAATAGCCTGGATGCCGGCTGCACGCATCTCGACATCGCGATCGAACAAGGCGGTATCAAGCGCATCCGGGTGCGCGACGATGGCTGCGGCATCCCGCACGATCAATTGGCCTTGGCCCTGACGCGCCATGCCACGAGCAAGGTCACCGACCTTGCCGACCTCGAGGCGGTGACGACCCTGGGGTTTCGCGGTGAGGCGCTGCCGAGCATCGCCGCGGTCAGCCGCCTGACCCTCGTCTCCCGGGTGCCTGATCCAGCAGGGGAGGGGATGGCCTGGTCGCTTGCAGTCAGCGGCGGTGAGCTGAGCGAGGGCCCGCGCCCGGCGGCACATCCTGTCGGCACCAGCGTTGAGGTCTGCGATCTGTTTTATAACACCCCAGCGCGGCGCAAGTTTCTGCGTACCCCGAGGACCGAGTTCGAGCAGATCGAACAGACGATCCGGCGTCTTTTGCTCGCCCATCCTGCTGTCGCCTGCGAGCTGCGTCACGACGGGCGTCTGATCCAACGCCTGGCCGTCGCCGATCACCCCGAGTCCTTGCGCATGCGTCTGGAGCAGTTGCTAGGCGCGGCATTTGCTGAACAATCCCTGCGGGTCGAGTCTGTAGCGGGCGAGCTTGCGCTCAGCGGCTGGGTACTGCCGCCGGCCTTAGCACGCAGTCAGCCGGATCAGCAGTTTTTCTATGTCAACGGGCGTCTGGTACGCGATCGTCTACTCGCCCATGCTATCCGCCAGGCATTCGCCGATTGTCTGCATCACAGCCGACATCCGGCCTATGTGCTCTTTCTGGAGCTGTCGCCCGACCAGGTCGATGTGAATGTCCATCCAGCCAAGTACGAGGTGCGTTTTCGCGCGTCCCGTCAGGTCCATGACTTCATCCGTCAGGCGCTGGTGCGGCGTCTAGCCCAGGGGAGGCTAGGCGTTCCCATAGGCTCGCCGCTCGCTCCAGCCCCGGGGACAACCACGAGCAGCGCTCTCCCCAGGCCGGCCCATCGCCCCTTGGCCCAGCCAGCATGCAGTGTGGGCGATGCCCAGCCGCTTTATCAGGTCAGTCTCGCCTTGCAACATCCCGGACTCGATCCTTCAGCAGGAAATGCGCCTGAGTCTGCACCGGATCGGTCGGCGCCGGACCGCCCAACGCCGGCAGAGCTGCCACCCCTCGGCTTTGCACTTGGCCAGCTCAATGGCGTCTATCTCCTAGCCGAGGCCGCCGATGGACTGATCCTGGTCGATATCCATGCGGGGCATGAACGCATCCTTTATGAGCAGCTCAAGTCGGCCTGGAAGTCGGGCCGCCTGGCCAGCCAGCCGTTGCTGATCCCCCATCGGCTGCGGGTTACACCGCATGAGGCCGAATATATCGAGGCACAGCGCCCAACCCTGGATCGGCTAGGATTGATCATCGATCGGCTGGGTCGAGATAGCCTGGTCCTGCGCGCCGTTCCTGCCCTGCTGGAAGCGGTCGATGCCGAGCGCTTGGGACGCGACCTGCTGGCCGATCTGTCTGCCGAGGCGGCCAGCCAGCGGATCGAGGCCATGCTCGACCGGGTCTTGGCGACCCTGGCCTGTCATGGCGCGGTGCGTGCCCGGCGGCGCCTGACACGCGATGAGATGAACGCCCTGCTGCGCCAGATGGAGCAAACCGAGCGCAGCGATCAGTGTAACCACGGGCGCCCGACCTGGATTAAGCTCTCATATGCCGAGCTCGACCGGCTCTTTATGCGCGGACGCTAA
- a CDS encoding DUF2065 domain-containing protein, whose protein sequence is MWHDLWVALALVMIIEGIWPFLSPSSFRRVLAMVVLESERALRIAGLISMLVGVGLLYLVN, encoded by the coding sequence ATGTGGCATGACCTCTGGGTAGCACTTGCGCTGGTTATGATCATCGAGGGGATCTGGCCCTTTCTCAGCCCTAGCAGTTTCCGGCGGGTCCTGGCTATGGTGGTGCTGGAGAGCGAGCGCGCCTTGCGAATCGCCGGACTCATCAGCATGCTGGTGGGCGTCGGCCTCCTCTATCTGGTGAACTGA
- the hflX gene encoding ribosome rescue GTPase HflX, which produces MSAGDRSLAVEPAFALSDLRPQGGERAILVDLDIGVPREADEREEFVLLACAAGAEVLGILGGTRSLPDSRYFIGAGKADELKTLVAATGAELAIFNHPLSPAQERNLERLLQCRVLDRAGLILDIFAQRARSFEGKLQVELAQLRHLSTRLVRGWTHLERQKGGIGLRGPGETQLETDRRLLAARMAVLERRLARIERQRAQGRRARVKAELPLVSLVGYTNAGKSTLFNRLTQAGVLEADQLFATLDPTVRRLELPGGRPALLADTVGFISQLPHELIAAFRATLEETRNAALLVHVIDAGAANRARQIADVERVLGELGSQQPRLEVFNKIDRLEDASPRLERDAEGRAVRVWISAHTGAGIELLQEALSEYVSGEQLIESFRLGVEEGRARAWLYRHARVIEERLLPEGGWELSCEIARSECGRFRAIRG; this is translated from the coding sequence ATGAGCGCGGGGGATAGATCCTTGGCTGTTGAGCCGGCATTTGCTCTAAGCGATCTGCGTCCCCAGGGTGGCGAGCGGGCTATCTTGGTCGATCTCGATATCGGTGTGCCGCGCGAGGCCGATGAGCGCGAGGAGTTCGTCTTGTTGGCGTGCGCAGCCGGTGCCGAGGTCCTGGGGATCCTAGGCGGTACGCGCAGCCTGCCCGATTCGCGTTATTTTATCGGTGCAGGCAAGGCCGATGAGCTCAAGACATTGGTCGCAGCCACAGGTGCTGAACTTGCCATCTTCAATCATCCCTTAAGCCCCGCCCAGGAGCGCAATCTCGAACGCCTGCTCCAGTGCCGGGTGCTGGACCGCGCCGGCCTCATCCTCGACATCTTTGCCCAGCGCGCCCGTTCGTTCGAGGGCAAGCTTCAGGTCGAGCTGGCGCAGCTGCGCCATCTCTCGACCCGTCTGGTACGCGGCTGGACCCACTTGGAGCGACAAAAGGGGGGTATCGGGCTGCGTGGTCCTGGTGAGACCCAGCTTGAGACCGACCGCCGTCTGCTGGCTGCCCGCATGGCGGTCTTGGAACGCCGGTTGGCACGGATTGAACGCCAGCGCGCCCAGGGGCGGCGAGCGCGCGTCAAGGCCGAGCTGCCGCTGGTCTCCTTGGTCGGCTATACCAATGCTGGCAAATCGACCCTGTTCAATCGCCTCACCCAGGCAGGGGTACTGGAGGCCGATCAGCTCTTTGCCACCCTCGATCCCACGGTACGACGTCTAGAGCTCCCCGGCGGGCGTCCAGCGCTCTTGGCCGATACCGTGGGTTTCATTAGCCAGCTCCCTCATGAGCTGATCGCTGCCTTTCGCGCTACCCTGGAGGAGACCCGCAATGCCGCCCTCCTGGTGCATGTCATCGATGCGGGGGCTGCCAACCGCGCGCGTCAGATCGCCGATGTCGAGAGGGTCTTAGGCGAGCTCGGTAGCCAGCAGCCACGCCTGGAGGTCTTCAATAAGATCGATCGGCTCGAGGACGCCTCACCCCGCCTGGAACGCGACGCCGAGGGTCGAGCGGTGCGGGTCTGGATCTCGGCGCATACCGGTGCCGGGATCGAGCTCTTGCAAGAAGCGCTGTCCGAATATGTCAGCGGCGAGCAGCTCATCGAGTCCTTTCGTCTGGGTGTAGAAGAGGGGCGGGCTCGTGCGTGGTTGTATCGTCACGCACGGGTCATCGAGGAGCGACTGCTCCCCGAAGGCGGCTGGGAGCTAAGCTGCGAGATTGCACGATCCGAGTGCGGGCGCTTCCGCGCTATCCGCGGCTAG
- the hfq gene encoding RNA chaperone Hfq → MSKGQSLQDPFLNALRKERIPVSIFLVNGIKLQGQIESFDQFVVLLKNNVSQMIYKHAISTVVPARNVRLPLGDAVPESLPMDE, encoded by the coding sequence ATGTCCAAGGGACAAAGCCTACAAGATCCCTTTCTCAATGCCCTAAGGAAGGAGCGCATCCCCGTCTCGATCTTTTTGGTCAATGGCATCAAGCTTCAAGGCCAGATCGAGTCGTTCGATCAATTCGTCGTGCTGCTCAAGAATAATGTCAGCCAGATGATCTATAAGCACGCCATCTCTACGGTGGTACCGGCGCGCAACGTCAGGCTGCCGCTCGGCGATGCTGTGCCCGAGTCGCTGCCCATGGATGAATGA
- the miaA gene encoding tRNA (adenosine(37)-N6)-dimethylallyltransferase MiaA, whose amino-acid sequence MGPTASGKTELAVELVERLPCEIISVDSGMIYRGLDIGTAKPGPEVLARAPHHLIDILDPTESYSTARFREQALDLMRTITTRGRIPLLVGGTMLYFRALQQGLAPLPSADPELRAALLAEAERCGWAALHARLMALDPETGSRIHPNDPQRIQRALEVCLLTGRPMSTLLHSAQREPFPFRLLKLVRAPRERAVLHDRIEVRFQRMLNLGLVDEVAGLWARGDLTPDLPAMRCVGYRQVLDYLLERSTWSEMERRGVYATRQLAKRQMTWLRAESGCHWLEDACDPLAAALKLIEPILGKLDLPAPADCTTLNPNSQH is encoded by the coding sequence ATGGGGCCGACTGCCTCGGGCAAAACCGAGCTTGCGGTCGAGCTGGTCGAGCGCCTGCCCTGCGAGATCATCAGCGTCGATTCGGGTATGATCTACCGGGGGCTCGATATCGGGACCGCCAAACCGGGTCCAGAGGTCCTGGCCCGCGCCCCGCATCATCTGATCGACATCCTCGATCCCACTGAGTCCTATTCGACGGCGCGCTTTCGCGAGCAGGCGCTAGACCTGATGCGGACGATCACAACGCGCGGGCGCATCCCCCTGCTAGTGGGCGGGACCATGCTGTATTTCCGCGCCCTGCAACAGGGGCTGGCCCCCTTGCCGAGCGCTGATCCCGAGCTGCGCGCCGCCTTGCTTGCCGAGGCCGAACGCTGCGGTTGGGCGGCGCTGCATGCCCGTCTCATGGCGCTCGATCCCGAAACCGGATCGCGCATCCATCCCAATGACCCGCAACGCATCCAGCGCGCCCTGGAGGTCTGCCTGCTCACCGGTCGCCCGATGAGCACCTTGCTGCACTCAGCACAGCGTGAACCCTTTCCCTTTCGCCTGCTCAAACTGGTGCGGGCGCCGCGCGAACGGGCCGTCCTCCATGACCGTATCGAGGTCCGTTTCCAGCGGATGCTCAATCTCGGTCTGGTCGATGAGGTCGCTGGGCTTTGGGCACGCGGCGACCTGACGCCCGATCTGCCGGCCATGCGCTGCGTCGGCTATCGGCAGGTGCTGGACTATCTCTTAGAGCGATCGACTTGGTCGGAGATGGAACGGCGCGGGGTCTATGCTACTCGCCAGCTCGCCAAGCGCCAGATGACCTGGTTACGCGCTGAATCGGGATGCCATTGGCTCGAAGATGCCTGTGATCCCCTGGCCGCAGCGCTCAAATTGATTGAGCCGATCCTGGGTAAATTGGATTTGCCAGCGCCCGCCGATTGCACCACACTAAACCCAAACAGCCAGCACTAG
- a CDS encoding ATP phosphoribosyltransferase regulatory subunit produces the protein MPRRGEERWLLPAGIEEILPDQARIIEGLRRELLDLYASWGYELVIPPFIDYLESLLTGTGQDLDLQTFKLIDQLSGRLLGVRADMTPQVARLDAHQLRRDVPTRLCYLGTVLHTRADGPAGTRSPLQLGAEIYGHAGIESEVEILRLLLLTLRTAGIPEIYLDLGHVGIYRGLARQAGLDVDQEHALFDALQRKAIPEIESLVGEFGLKGLVAGMLVGLAELNGSDALERAAALLADADPQVKQALEELHRLAEELNHWLPEVAIHYDLAELRGYRYKTGVVFAAFVPGWGLEVARGGRYDDIGRVFGQARPAVGFSTDLKGLIQHGQGLAERYRPLDAVLVPWSSDPNLQQVIESLRAQGRRVIQALPGTPSDPRALGCSESLIYEDGRWVSRQVIEDMPHIL, from the coding sequence ATGCCGCGTCGAGGTGAAGAACGCTGGCTGTTGCCCGCCGGTATCGAGGAGATCCTCCCCGATCAGGCGCGGATCATCGAGGGCCTCAGGCGCGAGCTCTTAGACTTGTATGCGAGCTGGGGCTATGAGCTGGTCATCCCGCCCTTCATCGACTACTTGGAGTCTCTGCTCACCGGCACCGGTCAGGATCTAGACCTCCAGACCTTCAAGCTGATCGATCAGCTCAGCGGACGGCTGCTGGGGGTCCGCGCCGATATGACCCCACAGGTCGCACGCCTGGATGCACACCAATTGCGTCGGGATGTGCCGACCCGCCTGTGTTATCTCGGGACGGTGCTGCATACCCGTGCCGACGGGCCCGCTGGGACCCGCAGCCCCTTGCAGCTCGGCGCCGAGATCTATGGCCATGCGGGGATTGAAAGCGAGGTCGAGATCCTGCGTCTCTTGCTTTTGACCCTGCGCACCGCTGGTATCCCGGAGATCTATTTGGATCTGGGACATGTCGGGATTTATCGGGGGCTCGCGCGTCAGGCGGGATTGGATGTCGATCAGGAGCATGCACTCTTCGATGCTCTCCAGCGCAAGGCCATCCCTGAGATCGAGTCCCTGGTCGGCGAGTTTGGATTGAAGGGCCTAGTCGCTGGGATGCTGGTAGGACTTGCTGAACTCAATGGCAGCGATGCCCTAGAACGCGCCGCCGCCTTACTCGCCGATGCCGATCCCCAGGTCAAACAGGCTCTCGAAGAGCTACACCGGCTGGCTGAGGAGCTCAACCACTGGTTGCCTGAGGTCGCGATCCATTATGACCTGGCCGAGCTGCGCGGCTATCGCTATAAGACCGGCGTGGTCTTTGCCGCCTTCGTCCCCGGCTGGGGGCTTGAGGTCGCCCGCGGCGGGCGCTATGACGACATCGGGCGGGTCTTCGGGCAGGCTCGTCCTGCGGTCGGTTTTAGCACCGACCTCAAGGGGCTCATCCAGCATGGTCAAGGGTTGGCCGAGCGCTATCGCCCACTGGATGCGGTCCTAGTCCCTTGGTCAAGCGATCCGAATCTGCAACAGGTTATCGAATCGCTGCGCGCCCAAGGGCGGCGCGTGATCCAGGCACTGCCTGGTACGCCCAGCGACCCGCGCGCGCTCGGCTGTAGCGAATCGCTGATTTACGAGGATGGGCGCTGGGTCAGCCGCCAGGTCATTGAGGACATGCCGCATATCCTGTAA
- the hflK gene encoding FtsH protease activity modulator HflK, with the protein MAWNEPGGGDRDPWSSRGSGDQGPPDLDEVVRKLQERLGGLFGGSPPRGGGQAGSGGQPSMRLISLILGILLIIWLATGIYIVEPAERGVIMRFGRYANTTGPGPHWRIPWPVETVVKVNVDEISTLTHRAAILTRDENIVEVELTVQSRIQDAADYLFQDQDPERTLNDATAAMVRVVIGQSKLDFVMTEGRSVVAMSIKERIQELMDRYKTGLLVTSVNMQPAKPPEQVKAAFDDAIKAREDKERLENQAEAYANEVLPNARGTAARLLADAKAYRDRLIAASEGEAARFLAVLDQYHKAPEVTRERLYLETLQEVLTQNPKVLIDVTQGANPLIYLPLDQLIKQQTQAGSAEPPPPSINTPPALAAPEQRVIEPPQRVVDRERRAR; encoded by the coding sequence ATGGCCTGGAATGAACCAGGTGGCGGTGACCGGGATCCGTGGAGCAGTCGGGGCAGCGGCGACCAGGGTCCGCCCGACCTTGATGAGGTCGTGCGTAAGCTCCAGGAGCGGCTGGGTGGACTGTTCGGCGGCTCGCCCCCGCGGGGAGGTGGGCAGGCCGGTTCCGGTGGTCAGCCCAGCATGCGGCTCATTAGCCTGATCCTGGGCATCCTCTTGATCATCTGGTTGGCGACCGGGATCTATATCGTCGAGCCTGCCGAGCGCGGCGTGATCATGCGCTTTGGGCGCTATGCCAACACCACCGGCCCTGGCCCCCATTGGCGTATCCCCTGGCCGGTCGAGACGGTGGTCAAGGTCAATGTCGATGAGATCTCGACCCTCACCCATCGCGCAGCCATCCTCACCCGTGATGAAAACATCGTCGAGGTCGAGCTAACGGTGCAATCGCGCATCCAGGATGCCGCCGACTATCTCTTCCAGGACCAAGACCCTGAGCGCACACTCAATGACGCAACCGCGGCTATGGTGCGCGTGGTCATCGGGCAAAGTAAGCTCGACTTCGTCATGACCGAAGGACGCAGTGTTGTCGCCATGAGCATCAAGGAACGTATCCAGGAGCTGATGGATCGCTACAAGACGGGGCTGTTGGTCACCTCAGTCAATATGCAGCCGGCCAAGCCGCCCGAGCAGGTCAAGGCCGCGTTCGATGATGCCATCAAGGCGCGCGAGGACAAAGAACGCTTAGAAAATCAAGCCGAAGCCTATGCCAATGAGGTGCTTCCCAATGCACGCGGTACCGCGGCGCGCCTGCTCGCTGATGCTAAAGCCTATCGCGACCGTCTGATCGCGGCCTCCGAGGGTGAGGCCGCACGCTTTCTCGCCGTGCTCGACCAATATCACAAGGCGCCCGAGGTGACCCGCGAGCGTCTATATCTCGAAACTCTCCAAGAGGTCCTGACCCAAAATCCCAAAGTCCTGATCGATGTCACCCAAGGCGCCAACCCCTTGATCTATCTGCCGCTCGATCAGCTCATCAAGCAACAGACCCAGGCCGGCAGCGCTGAGCCACCGCCGCCGTCCATAAATACCCCCCCTGCGCTTGCAGCGCCCGAGCAGCGGGTCATTGAGCCGCCGCAGCGCGTCGTAGATCGGGAGCGGAGGGCACGTTGA
- the hflC gene encoding protease modulator HflC, whose protein sequence is MENRLLKIGLPLALAAVLIFMTSFTFIVREYEVALKLRLGEIVSDTYAPGLHFRIPILNQIRKFDRRLQTLDSQPERFLTIEKKDVIVDSYAKWRIARPAQYLRSTGGSAARTSRLLSERINTSLRDEFGKRTIQEVVSDDRLALMEALTKEVNANAADLGVEVVDVRVKKIDLPPEVSDSVYQRMRAERERVARDLRAKGAEAAERIRADADRQRTVTIAEAYKEAEEIRGEGDAKAAEIYARAFNRDPGFYAFYRSLAAYRESFGQASNLMILGPDSHFFRFFRDAGGQQ, encoded by the coding sequence ATGGAGAATAGACTATTGAAGATCGGGCTGCCGCTCGCTCTGGCTGCTGTCCTGATTTTTATGACGAGCTTTACCTTCATCGTCCGCGAATATGAGGTGGCGCTCAAGTTGCGCCTGGGCGAGATCGTCTCGGATACCTATGCCCCTGGGCTCCATTTCCGCATCCCGATCCTCAATCAGATTCGCAAGTTCGACCGCCGGCTCCAGACCTTGGATTCGCAACCCGAGCGGTTTCTGACCATCGAGAAAAAGGACGTCATCGTCGATTCTTATGCGAAATGGCGTATCGCCCGTCCCGCCCAGTATCTGCGCTCGACGGGGGGAAGCGCTGCGCGTACTAGCCGGCTATTGTCCGAACGGATCAACACCAGCCTGCGCGACGAGTTCGGTAAGCGCACCATCCAAGAGGTCGTCTCCGATGACCGCCTGGCCCTCATGGAGGCGTTGACCAAGGAGGTCAACGCCAATGCAGCCGATCTTGGCGTCGAGGTCGTCGATGTGCGGGTCAAGAAGATCGACCTGCCACCTGAGGTCAGCGACTCGGTCTATCAGCGCATGCGCGCTGAGCGCGAGCGGGTGGCGCGTGATCTGCGTGCCAAGGGCGCCGAGGCCGCCGAGCGGATCCGCGCCGATGCCGATCGCCAGCGCACCGTCACCATCGCCGAAGCCTACAAAGAGGCCGAAGAGATCCGCGGTGAGGGCGATGCCAAGGCCGCCGAGATCTATGCCCGCGCCTTTAATCGAGACCCTGGGTTCTACGCCTTTTACCGCAGCCTGGCTGCCTATCGCGAAAGCTTTGGCCAAGCGAGTAATCTGATGATCCTTGGTCCGGATTCGCATTTCTTCCGCTTCTTTCGCGATGCAGGCGGCCAGCAGTGA